DNA from Balaenoptera musculus isolate JJ_BM4_2016_0621 chromosome 4, mBalMus1.pri.v3, whole genome shotgun sequence:
taacaATTTGGAAATGACACATCATGGTGGTTTACCCCTGAAGAGGTATCACTGGGCTATCCTGCTacagacagagctggaggaagaggTAAAACCTGGGGAGGCCAGTCACACACTATCCAGAAACGTCAATTAATAATCAGTTCAACTAATCGAATTCAGCTGACAAAaactgagtgcctactctgtgctagaCTCACTAGGCCCGATGGGAAATGCTGGCATGAATAAGGCCGGATGCTTCTCCTTCTAGAATGTACAGCCTAGCAGGGTGAACCAACATGCACACCAATCAGTTTGGGACCAGAGGGCCTGAGAAGGCTCCGGGAGCTAGTTATGGCCAGCCCCACATCCAACTTTGCTGGAAGGAAGCTGAAAGGGCTGTGTGGTCCTTCTGTAGTCCCCCAGATTAACTCAAATTCCCCATCCCTTGCTTTGGTCAGCCTAGTTCCCTACGAGGTCAAGCGTGGGACTATGGGTTGGTGATTTAAATGCCAACGGACTTCCAGCCAGGGGCTTCTCCCAATCAATGACAACAGcgtaaataaaatggaaacacaaggcctgtggagcagaggctgaggccaggggagggagggggaggaactCACCACAGCTGGAATCTGAGTACTCGGACTGGGTCTCTCCCAGCTCCTCGGGGAACGTGGGGCCAGTGGCGTGGAGGCACATCTCTGCGTGCTGCGGGGACTGAGAGCCACAGGACGTGCACTTGGGGGCGTGCAGGTAGAGCGGAGAGTGGCTCTCACTGCTGCTGCGTGGGGAGCCGGTCAGGGAcctgtggggaggaggaaagggcctCAGCAGCTGGAGCAGGGCAGGGCGCTCTGCCTGGCCTTTGTGCATCCCCTCCTCCCTGTGCTCAGGGCAGCCCAGAGGCCACTTGGAATCTGGAGCCACAGAGTTATTTGTCCCCAAGCCTCCCTCCAAATAGCAGACACATCGAGATCACGGACGGGGGCCACACTGAGCCCGAACTCCACTCCCGGGCCCAGTTTCCTCCCCGCAGTGCCACAGTCCACAGCCTCCCGCGGTCCAAGGCAAGTAAGAGGACTCCCCCCTGCCACAGAGATTGCAGGAGCTTGGGATTCTTGGAATGCTCATCTACCATGGAGgggaattctctctctctgtgaaaATATACCGAAGCTTAAGGTCCTTCCTTACTTAGGCCAGTTCAATCAATAGGCCTTGGCCCATAGCTCCAATGTGCTCAGCATTTCAGGCAAGAGCAGAACACAGCCCCCTGCATCCATCAGAAGTGACCCCAGAACCCTGCCCAGGTAAGCCCCGACCCCAGGTCCGGACTGCCTCTGAAATCACCTGTTGACGATGTTATTGAGCCTGCTGGCCTGTGGGATGGTGGAGTCCTCCCCATTGGTGCTGAGCTTAGTTGGGGACTGGAGGTCAAGGGTCTCGGGCTCCATGGGCGGCTGGCAGGCCGGCGGGGCAGTGTAGGCTCGAGGGGAAAGGCGGCCCAGCTCAGCCTGCTCGGGCCCCTCTGGTTTGGCATTCTGGTTGAGGCTGTTGAGCACGATGAACTTGTACTTCTTCCAGTTGCAGGCTTTGGGGTCAGTGGGGCTTTTGGCCGGAGGGGACCCGGAGGTCTGGAGGATGCAGGCGTTCTTGCTGCTGCAGGACTCCGTGGGCGAGTTGGGCTGGCAGTCGGACTTCTGGGGGCTCTGCGGGCTAACCAGACCCTTCCGGTTCAGGGGTGCATTGGGCGGCTCGAAATGCAGGGCAATCTCATCCTCCGACGAGggcctctcttcctctttgctgGCCTTGTCACAGGCGAAGTATGGGGCGCTCCGGGCCGAGGGGGCGGCAGGCTTGGGGCCCTCGGCCACACTGTAGTGCATGTCACTCCGTGCCTCCTCCAGGGCTGCCTCCTTGGGTGAGTACACGTTGTTGTGGCCCACAGTGGGGGACAGCTCCATGGCCGGCCGACTGTACTCACTGGGGACTGGCCTGGCGCTGTCGCAGGGGAGGGTCCGCTCCTTGGGGAAGGGGTTGGCCACAGGCATCCGGGCGTCCCGCAGCTCCTCGTCGGAGAAGAGGAAGCTGCTGACCGGAAGGTGGCCATACACGGGGTACGAGGCTGGCGGCGTGGACAGGCCGTTGTACAGGCTGGGGGCGAAGGCTCTGCTCTCACAGCCAGGGGCGCCCCTCAGGGGCAGGCTGTTCTCCACCACCTCCCGGCCCCGATAGGCCATGATGTCTTGGGGCATCAGCA
Protein-coding regions in this window:
- the BCL6 gene encoding B-cell lymphoma 6 protein isoform X3; the protein is MYTSRLNLREGNIMAVMATAMYLQMEHVVDTCRKFIKASEAEMVPAIKPPREDFLNSRMLMPQDIMAYRGREVVENSLPLRGAPGCESRAFAPSLYNGLSTPPASYPVYGHLPVSSFLFSDEELRDARMPVANPFPKERTLPCDSARPVPSEYSRPAMELSPTVGHNNVYSPKEAALEEARSDMHYSVAEGPKPAAPSARSAPYFACDKASKEEERPSSEDEIALHFEPPNAPLNRKGLVSPQSPQKSDCQPNSPTESCSSKNACILQTSGSPPAKSPTDPKACNWKKYKFIVLNSLNQNAKPEGPEQAELGRLSPRAYTAPPACQPPMEPETLDLQSPTKLSTNGEDSTIPQASRLNNIVNRSLTGSPRSSSESHSPLYLHAPKCTSCGSQSPQHAEMCLHATGPTFPEELGETQSEYSDSSCENGAFFCNECDCRFSEEASLKRHMLQTHSDKPYKCDRCQASFRYKGNLASHKTVHTGEKPYRCNICGAQFNRPANLKTHTRIHSGEKPYKCETCGARFVQVAHLRAHVLIHTGEKPYPCEICGTRFRHLQTLKSHLRIHTGEKPYHCEKCNLHFRHKSQLRLHLRQKHGAITNTKVQYRVSATDLPPELPKAC
- the BCL6 gene encoding B-cell lymphoma 6 protein isoform X1, with translation MASPADSCIQFTRHASDVLLNLNRLRSRDILTDVVIVVSREQFRAHKTVLMACSGLFYSIFTDQLKCNLSVINLDPEINPEGFCILLDFMYTSRLNLREGNIMAVMATAMYLQMEHVVDTCRKFIKASEAEMVPAIKPPREDFLNSRMLMPQDIMAYRGREVVENSLPLRGAPGCESRAFAPSLYNGLSTPPASYPVYGHLPVSSFLFSDEELRDARMPVANPFPKERTLPCDSARPVPSEYSRPAMELSPTVGHNNVYSPKEAALEEARSDMHYSVAEGPKPAAPSARSAPYFACDKASKEEERPSSEDEIALHFEPPNAPLNRKGLVSPQSPQKSDCQPNSPTESCSSKNACILQTSGSPPAKSPTDPKACNWKKYKFIVLNSLNQNAKPEGPEQAELGRLSPRAYTAPPACQPPMEPETLDLQSPTKLSTNGEDSTIPQASRLNNIVNRSLTGSPRSSSESHSPLYLHAPKCTSCGSQSPQHAEMCLHATGPTFPEELGETQSEYSDSSCENGAFFCNECDCRFSEEASLKRHMLQTHSDKPYKCDRCQASFRYKGNLASHKTVHTGEKPYRCNICGAQFNRPANLKTHTRIHSGEKPYKCETCGARFVQVAHLRAHVLIHTGEKPYPCEICGTRFRHLQTLKSHLRIHTGEKPYHCEKCNLHFRHKSQLRLHLRQKHGAITNTKVQYRVSATDLPPELPKAC
- the BCL6 gene encoding B-cell lymphoma 6 protein isoform X2 — translated: MASPADSCIQFTRHASDVLLNLNRLRSRDILTDVVIVVSREQFRAHKTVLMACSGLFYSIFTDQLKCNLSVINLDPEINPEGFCILLDFMYTSRLNLREGNIMAVMATAMYLQMEHVVDTCRKFIKASEAEMVPAIKPPREDFLNSRMLMPQDIMAYRGREVVENSLPLRGAPGCESRAFAPSLYNGLSTPPASYPVYGHLPVSSFLFSDEELRDARMPVANPFPKERTLPCDSARPVPSEYSRPAMELSPTVGHNNVYSPKEAALEEARSDMHYSVAEGPKPAAPSARSAPYFACDKASKEEERPSSEDEIALHFEPPNAPLNRKGLVSPQSPQKSDCQPNSPTESCSSKNACILQTSGSPPAKSPTDPKACNWKKYKFIVLNSLNQNAKPEGPEQAELGRLSPRAYTAPPACQPPMEPETLDLQSPTKLSTNGEDSTIPQASRLNNIVNRSLTGSPRSSSESHSPLYLHAPKCTSCGSQSPQHAEMCLHATGPTFPEELGETQSEYSDSSCGEKPYRCNICGAQFNRPANLKTHTRIHSGEKPYKCETCGARFVQVAHLRAHVLIHTGEKPYPCEICGTRFRHLQTLKSHLRIHTGEKPYHCEKCNLHFRHKSQLRLHLRQKHGAITNTKVQYRVSATDLPPELPKAC